Genomic segment of Novipirellula artificiosorum:
CGGCTTGGGGATTGGTGACGGGTGCGTCGAAAGTCGCATCGGTCAGCTCCAAGGCTAGCTCCATCGTTTGCGCGGGCTGATCGGCTTGGGCGGGGACGATCAGCGGCGGAAGATCGACTTGACGCACCAAACCTTGCCGAATATCGATCCAAAAGACGAAGCTGGAGGAATCGGCTTGCACCCGGATGGCTTGGCACGTTTGCTGCTGAATCGGTTTTTGTTCGCCAAATTCAAACTGGTGTTCGGGACGAAACAGATCGTTCATCGGCGGGTCAGCGAAAAGCCATTCCAATTGGGGTGGCGGACCGGCGAGACCCGCTGCAATCTTTTCGACCAAGATCGGGTCGGCCAACAACGTACGCAGGTCAGGTCGGCGTCCCACAGCGGGCTTGCGAAGTACCTGCGAATCAAAGTTGCTTGTCAAAGGGTCAACGATCCAAGCGGACAACCCATCACGATCGGACCAAAGCCGGGCGTCGTACGCACGCATATAGACGAGGTCATGGTTGAACCAAACGCTGAGCGGAGCGATCTCACTTTTCGAAACGCCCTGCTCGGTAAAGGTCAGTCGGACTTGGGCCGAATCGCGGTAGGAACCCGCGGCATGGTAACGAGAAAAGATGGTCTTGAGGTAGTCTCTGGGGGTGATGGCGGTATTTCCGACCAACCGGACAGGGCCAACCGATTCAGCGGGGGCGTATGTCGCGAGTGGCGAGCGTTGGTCACTCGAGTCACAGCCGGCCGCGAAAACCAACCCCAGGATGACGTGGGTCAGCACACGGGCGGTCCGCATCGCATGGCAACGCATGGATTTCGCTTCGGCAGCAACGGATGGACAAGCATTAAGGTTCTGCATGATGCCGCAGAGCCTAACGAAATGAAGCGTCCCGTCACAATTGCAACCAGGGTTTTGCAAGCAATTCGATGTGGGCGAAGGGAAAGCGACTTTTCCGATTGTTCGGGTCATGACGATTTTCTCGATTGCCGATCTTAGACCAATGCGAGTCTGCGCGCAGCAGCCGAAAGGGTTGCGCTCGCTAAGCAGATCTACTGTTCGATCGGGGGGGAAAGGATGAAACGACGGCTTTCACGACGCCAGCTTCTGGGGGTGATTTCAGCCAGTGCCGCAGCGATGGGGGTGTGCTCAGACGTTGCGCTGCTTGCTCAACCACCCAGGGTGGTTACGGCGCTTGCGCATGAAACCGTTTCGAGCCGCGCCATTCGGCTTGAGCCGCTTGCAGATCGGACGGCACATGTGGTGGTCACCGCCGTTGCTTCGGATCCCCGCGGCCAGTGGTTGGCGGTCGCTGGGGATGACCATGTGATCCGGATTCTCGAGGTCGCAACGCTGAGGGTGACACAAACGCTGCAAGGGCACCGCGACTTGGTCCGAACGCTTGCGTTTGACTCGACGGGGAACTCACTCGTTTCCGCTGGCAACGATGGCCAATTGATCGTTTGGGACCGGGCTCGTGCCTTCGAAATGGTCCAACGCATGCAAGACACGCCCGCATTGGCGTGTGTTCGTTTTGCACCAGGAAAAAACGAGATGGCTGCGGTTGGGTTTGACCGCAAAGTTTACATTCTGGGTCGTCCGATCGAGCGAACGCCTCAGTTTTCATGCGATTGCAATGATCTTCGTGCCGTTGCTTACCGCGACGATTCCCAAATGATCGCTGTCGGCGGGCGCAGCGGTGATCTGCACCTGTTCGATCCCGACACGGGCAATCTGATTGCTGACAAACATCTGCATGAGGGCCGGATTCGAGATCTTGTTTTTCATCACGATGCGAATCGGTGCGTGACGGTTGGCGAAGACGGCAAAGTCGTGGTGTACGACACAGAGAAACAAGAGATCGTTCAGCAGTTGGCCGTCACGACCGGCCGTTTGTTCACGGTCGCGGTGATCGACAGCCAGCATGTCGCCGTCGCGGGAAGCGACAACACGATTCGTATCGTCAATACCGATGATGGAACCGTGCGGCACGCCTTGCAGGGACATGTCGGATCGATTTCGACGCTAACCGCCAGTGGCGGAATGCTGTTTTCCGGAGGATTCGATGCAACGCTTCGCCGCTGGAGCATCAGTGAAATGAACCGTTCGCAGCAGCGAATTGCAGAAGGCGATCTTCGGATCGACCGCTAACCGAGAACGAAACAACCAAGTGCACACGGAGGTGCATCGGGTGATTTGGAAATTTGGACGCAAGCGAAAAAAAACAGTGTCGCGTACGAAAAATAAAAAACGACGGGTGATGGTTCACGAACGGCTTGAGATGCGTCGTTTGCTCGCCGCCGATCCGATCCACGTCGGTGTGGTTTACATCGAAACCGACTATTTGGAATCGGATCAAGATGTCGGCAGCGACTCGCGAGGCGATCGCTTTATCCTATCGTTCACGGGCGGCGCTGCAGGCACGGAGTTGTCAGAAGTTCGGATTCGCACCGATAAAGACGGCGACGGCATTTCGGTTGGCGATCCCATCTACGACACGGAGGTTGGAGGTCGTGGCAAGAACGGAGCCCATGATTTTCAAATCGTCCGAGCAGAGTCGACCGACGGCCACCCGATCGGTGCAACCGCTTCGGTCGAAGATGGGGGCCAGGAATTGGTCCTGCGGTTATCGGGTTTTCGTAGCGGCGACCGTATCGAGTTCACGATCGATGTAGACGAAGTGCTGCGCAATGTTGCCGATCTGGACCTGTTCAATAGTCGCCTCGACGTGATCACGTCGGGGCAGGAGTTCCAGGATTCCATTCTCGAAGCAACATTCAATGCGCCGCATTATGAAACCAGTCATGCCGATGCGATCTTCCTGAACGACTATGGCGACCCCGCGACGGCTCAGGGTCTGAATCTTCCGCCCGACGAGGGTCCGGGAACCGATAGCTTACCCAACCGGACTGCGGCGGCCGTTGGAACGACGAACCAGGTTCCCAAGCCGATTTCGATTTCAGGTCAAGTCTGGCTCGACAACAACCTCAACCAAAACCGCGACGCCAACGAACAACCGCTCTCAGGTGTCGAGATTGCACTTTGGAAATTTGATAGCAGCACGAACCGCTATGCGGATACGGGCAATCGAGCGACAACCGATAGCGACGGAGAGTACCTTTTCGCAAAAACTCTCGGTCTGTCACCGGGACGCTATCGTGTCGTCGAAACTCAGCCGGACGGTTTGTACAGCGTCGCGGCGATCCCAGGGACGGTTGCGGGTGTGGCGAGCGGAAGTGCGGAGTCGTTGGATATCCTGCGTGACATCAGCATTCCGCTGGGTGACACCGCCGCCATTCGTTACGATTTTGCCGAAGCCCAGCCTGCATCGTTGTCGGGATTCGTTTACCGAGACGACAACAACAACGGGATTCGCGAATCCGGCGAAGCTGGGATCGATGGTGTGCGCGTTCAATTGGTTCCGATCAGCACCCTTGCGCCGCAATCCACCGTCACCATGACGACGACCGCCAATGGAGCCTACCAGTTTACGGGCTTGGCGCCCGGATCCTACGAGGTGATCGAACTCGACCAGCCTGCCCATTTGAATGATGGCACCGATGCGGCTGGGACGGTTAATGGACAAGTCGTTGGCGTTGCAGAAAATCCCGGTGACGCGATCCGCAGCATCTCGCTCCGCGGCGCAGACGTCGGCATCGAGTACAACTTTGGCGAAACGGCGTTCGGTTCGATTTCCGGGACTGTCTTCTTGGTCGCACCGGGCCAATATTGCAACGGACAAGTCGATGCACCTGGGAATAAGCCGTTGGCTGATGTTCACGTGGTGCTGCAGGACGAATTCGGAACAATGATCTCGCAAACTCGTACCGGCGCCGATGGGGCCTATGAGTTCAGCGAAATGCCGATCGGAAAGTACCGGATTGTCGAGTTCACCCCCAGCGGGCTGTTGGATGGGCAATCCCATGTTGGAACGATCGATGGGGGCCGGTCCGGCACCTCGGTAGATGGTGGGTTGATTCAAGAGATCTCGATGACGGCTGCGGGCGTGGGGGTCGAATACAACTTCTGCGAAATCGCACCGGCGACGATTAGCGGGTTCGTCTACCATGACCGATCGGACGACGGGAATCGGGACAGCGGTGAAGAAGCGATTCCCGTGGCAAGCGTTTCTCTTGTTGACGAAACCGGAACCGTTGTGGCGACGACGCAAACCGACGCCAACGGTCGGTATGAATTCTTGGGCATCCTGCCCGGAACTTACCGAATCGTGGAAACTCAACCGGATGATTTCTACGACGGCAAAGACACGCTCGGAACGATTCGCGGCAAAACGACCGGTCGCGTCGGCAGTGATGGTGATTCCTTGGTCGACGTCGAATTGAAACAAGGCGACATCGGAATCGAATACAACTTTGGCGAATTAATGGGGGCTTCGTTAGCGGGACGCGTCCACGTCGACATGGACAATGACTGTACCTACGATGCGGGTGAACCGACGTTAGCGGGTGTCACGATTCAACTACTGGACGTTGATGGAAACCAAGTCGCACAAACAACGACCTCGGCCGATGGGACCTACCTCTTCTCCAACATCAAACCAGGCGAGTACTCGGTAATCGAAGGGACTGTGCAGGGATATTTCGAAGGAACCTCCCGGGCCGGTTCGGCTGGCGGCGTGGCTGATCCTCCCAACCGGATCGGC
This window contains:
- a CDS encoding WD40 repeat domain-containing protein, whose amino-acid sequence is MKRRLSRRQLLGVISASAAAMGVCSDVALLAQPPRVVTALAHETVSSRAIRLEPLADRTAHVVVTAVASDPRGQWLAVAGDDHVIRILEVATLRVTQTLQGHRDLVRTLAFDSTGNSLVSAGNDGQLIVWDRARAFEMVQRMQDTPALACVRFAPGKNEMAAVGFDRKVYILGRPIERTPQFSCDCNDLRAVAYRDDSQMIAVGGRSGDLHLFDPDTGNLIADKHLHEGRIRDLVFHHDANRCVTVGEDGKVVVYDTEKQEIVQQLAVTTGRLFTVAVIDSQHVAVAGSDNTIRIVNTDDGTVRHALQGHVGSISTLTASGGMLFSGGFDATLRRWSISEMNRSQQRIAEGDLRIDR